A genome region from Corynebacterium comes includes the following:
- a CDS encoding helix-turn-helix domain-containing protein, giving the protein MSTDDDLLREFGLRMKAARQAAGLSQEALAHLAGLHRTYVSSVERGERNIALLNMVTLATVLDVDAGTLIAGMARPPKSKDK; this is encoded by the coding sequence GTGAGCACTGATGATGACCTCCTTCGCGAATTCGGCCTGAGAATGAAAGCCGCCCGCCAGGCAGCGGGCCTCTCCCAGGAAGCACTGGCCCACCTCGCGGGGCTGCACCGCACCTACGTCAGCTCGGTGGAACGCGGCGAGCGCAACATCGCACTGCTCAACATGGTCACCCTCGCCACCGTGCTCGACGTCGACGCCGGAACACTGATCGCCGGGATGGCCCGGCCACCAAAATCCAAAGACAAATAG
- a CDS encoding antitoxin VbhA family protein produces the protein MNSQDRRSIWVDQANHSLYLEGLLTSNEYNGDANSYVAGKISADQLVEKTRARFGLV, from the coding sequence ATGAACTCCCAAGACCGGCGATCCATCTGGGTCGATCAAGCTAATCACTCTTTATACCTTGAAGGCCTCCTGACAAGCAATGAATATAACGGCGATGCAAATTCTTACGTCGCTGGGAAAATCAGCGCTGACCAGCTCGTTGAAAAAACGCGCGCACGATTCGGACTTGTTTAG
- a CDS encoding helix-turn-helix domain-containing protein produces MSDRKWLEAEPKEKRLVANEDEPGRKWFGQTVQTTRQDRGLSVAELASRVNLAEGTIRAIERGGRAPSEASGLRILTELFTRNGWSKNHFGPSLHAVKDPKTEAPVVVEFGAKVQGDNGSWSRDRTSDRDDEILHKVETYVSENPEKWQKFRGTLAGFGEFINTYATHLKEPINDVNLGKAIRRLPEITNLQADHLDKLLWLWGRINAGTASVEVIDEVKKIERILDSFLSEDEIEELSEATD; encoded by the coding sequence ATGAGCGATAGAAAATGGCTAGAAGCTGAGCCAAAAGAAAAGCGGCTCGTCGCCAACGAGGATGAGCCTGGCCGGAAGTGGTTTGGTCAGACGGTGCAGACCACCCGCCAAGATCGAGGACTTTCTGTAGCCGAACTAGCTTCCCGAGTGAATTTGGCTGAGGGCACGATAAGGGCAATCGAGCGTGGTGGCCGAGCACCTTCCGAGGCATCGGGGCTCCGGATTTTAACGGAGCTCTTCACCAGAAATGGATGGTCAAAAAATCACTTTGGTCCGAGTCTTCACGCGGTGAAAGACCCAAAAACTGAAGCCCCTGTAGTCGTTGAGTTTGGCGCAAAAGTTCAGGGCGATAATGGAAGTTGGTCGAGAGACCGCACAAGCGATAGAGACGATGAAATTCTTCATAAGGTAGAAACATACGTGTCCGAGAACCCTGAAAAGTGGCAGAAATTCAGGGGCACCTTGGCAGGCTTCGGTGAATTCATAAATACGTATGCCACTCACCTCAAAGAACCAATTAATGATGTGAACCTAGGTAAGGCAATTCGTCGACTGCCAGAAATAACCAACTTGCAGGCGGATCATTTGGATAAGTTATTGTGGCTTTGGGGTCGGATCAACGCAGGTACGGCAAGTGTTGAGGTGATTGACGAGGTGAAGAAAATCGAAAGAATACTTGATTCTTTTCTTTCTGAGGATGAGATCGAGGAGCTCTCGGAAGCGACGGACTAA
- a CDS encoding Fic/DOC family protein, with amino-acid sequence MLKNLIGLDSAESLSIAEADLVNARIIQLMDSANNYLPTSRDFKELSAIHFHLFQDIYDWAGKLRTIDMRRGDGDFFAPCLHIETNLSYLSDQLAEKNFLQIRDRSTFIRELTHFYDDLNWIHPFREGNGRTQRHFWSRVSADAGWILDWRPIHNELDEASRRAREDKDFEMLRNVFEKVVAKTMT; translated from the coding sequence GTGCTAAAGAATCTTATTGGACTAGATTCTGCAGAATCCCTCTCTATAGCAGAGGCCGACCTAGTCAATGCTCGCATTATCCAGCTAATGGATTCGGCAAATAATTACTTACCTACTAGTCGAGATTTTAAAGAACTCAGCGCTATACATTTTCATCTGTTCCAAGATATCTACGATTGGGCGGGAAAGTTACGAACGATTGATATGAGGCGCGGTGATGGAGATTTTTTTGCCCCGTGCCTACACATCGAAACGAACTTAAGTTACCTCTCAGACCAACTAGCAGAGAAAAACTTTCTCCAAATTAGGGACCGCTCTACGTTTATTAGAGAATTGACACATTTTTACGATGACCTCAATTGGATCCACCCTTTCAGGGAGGGAAATGGGAGGACCCAGAGGCATTTCTGGTCGAGGGTTTCAGCTGATGCTGGATGGATCCTCGACTGGCGTCCGATTCATAATGAGCTAGATGAAGCCAGCCGGCGCGCCCGTGAAGATAAAGACTTTGAAATGCTCCGCAATGTTTTTGAAAAGGTCGTCGCAAAAACTATGACCTAG
- a CDS encoding NYN domain-containing protein gives MNSFTPTHSNRVIVTDIENVNDGSLRTPDDTRYCVALVSEILGITPLDQVIVATGKTSSPHLPGEVPDNWRVKVRSGLDGADMALDAILRDELPHRCFNEVVLVSGDHFFVEALDALAAAGMKVTVVSRPEALSKRLRFIADNVIYLPEATWPQRRAA, from the coding sequence ATGAACAGCTTCACCCCCACCCACTCGAATCGCGTCATTGTGACCGACATCGAAAACGTCAACGACGGCAGCCTGCGAACCCCTGATGACACCCGCTACTGCGTGGCCCTGGTCAGCGAGATTCTCGGCATCACGCCGCTCGACCAGGTCATCGTCGCTACCGGCAAGACCTCCTCCCCGCACCTGCCGGGAGAGGTTCCTGATAATTGGCGGGTCAAGGTCCGTAGCGGTCTCGATGGTGCTGACATGGCCCTCGACGCGATCCTGCGCGACGAACTCCCTCACCGGTGCTTTAACGAAGTCGTGCTGGTTTCTGGCGACCACTTCTTCGTCGAGGCTCTCGACGCCCTAGCCGCCGCAGGCATGAAGGTGACGGTGGTTTCTCGCCCGGAGGCGCTGTCCAAGCGGCTGCGGTTTATCGCCGACAACGTCATCTACCTCCCGGAAGCAACGTGGCCTCAGCGCCGCGCGGCTTAA
- a CDS encoding replication protein RepA translates to MDNHTPADTTAANTIGDLIEPADHRDVGYTSRVFVQALFPYRSSTDLIRQVQQGPTKITVTATAGLPYGKYPRLVMAYVITKAVEREGQVKTGSMSVEEARRIPLGNSLNAFLRAIGLTTRGSGTVIARIRDQVDRIAACSIRVENVAQTALSTRRAANPTVDISNYHELWLSPDPDQPAMSESFIELTEEFYGEINRAPIPIDISVLQQLGKPRAMDIYTWLALKKFWLSKRNERSFTFTWETLEGHFSPVELTTWVQRRDFRTEIKKCVASIAELWPEVGAEVTAEGLLVHQGPTPIPPKPRRKLEFR, encoded by the coding sequence ATGGATAATCATACCCCTGCGGACACCACGGCTGCCAATACTATTGGTGACCTGATCGAACCTGCAGACCATCGAGACGTGGGCTATACCAGTCGAGTTTTTGTACAAGCCCTCTTCCCGTATCGCAGCTCCACCGACCTAATCCGCCAGGTCCAACAAGGCCCGACAAAAATCACAGTCACCGCTACCGCTGGGTTGCCCTATGGCAAGTATCCCCGGCTGGTCATGGCTTACGTCATCACCAAGGCAGTAGAGCGTGAGGGGCAGGTTAAAACTGGTTCGATGAGCGTGGAGGAAGCCCGGCGAATTCCCCTCGGAAACTCTCTCAACGCCTTCTTGCGTGCGATCGGGCTGACGACGCGGGGGAGTGGAACTGTTATTGCCCGGATTCGTGATCAAGTCGACCGCATTGCGGCTTGCTCAATCAGGGTCGAAAATGTCGCGCAGACCGCACTCTCTACCCGTAGAGCAGCTAATCCCACCGTGGATATCAGTAACTACCACGAGCTTTGGCTGTCGCCAGACCCGGATCAGCCGGCCATGAGCGAATCGTTCATCGAACTCACTGAAGAGTTCTACGGTGAGATCAACCGGGCACCAATCCCGATAGATATTTCCGTCCTCCAGCAACTCGGAAAGCCCCGAGCGATGGATATCTACACATGGCTTGCCCTCAAGAAGTTCTGGTTATCTAAGCGCAACGAACGCTCTTTTACTTTTACCTGGGAGACCCTCGAAGGTCATTTCTCTCCGGTGGAACTGACTACCTGGGTGCAGCGGCGGGATTTCCGGACCGAGATTAAAAAATGTGTCGCCTCCATTGCAGAGCTCTGGCCCGAGGTAGGAGCCGAAGTCACGGCCGAGGGCCTCCTTGTCCATCAGGGGCCTACGCCGATCCCACCGAAGCCGAGACGCAAACTCGAATTCAGGTAG
- a CDS encoding recombinase family protein has product MALIGYMRVSKSDGSQTTDLQRDALIAAGVDPGHLYEDMASGKKEDRPHLEACLKALRSGDTLLVWKLDRLGRNLRHLVNIVHDLTARGVGLKVLTGQGAAIDTTSAQGKLVFGIFAALAEFERELISERTKAGLESARARGRKGGRPFKMTPAKVRLAMASMGQPETNVAALCEELDITRQTLYRHVSPTGELREDGQKLLSGS; this is encoded by the coding sequence ATGGCTCTGATTGGTTATATGCGGGTCTCGAAGTCGGATGGGTCGCAGACCACCGATCTGCAGCGCGACGCCCTCATCGCGGCCGGGGTGGATCCGGGCCATCTCTACGAGGACATGGCGTCGGGCAAGAAGGAGGACCGTCCGCATTTGGAAGCCTGCCTCAAGGCGCTGCGCTCCGGGGACACCTTGCTGGTGTGGAAGCTCGACCGGTTGGGCCGTAATCTGCGGCATCTGGTCAACATCGTCCATGACCTCACCGCCCGCGGGGTGGGACTGAAAGTGCTCACCGGTCAGGGGGCGGCGATCGATACGACCTCAGCCCAGGGCAAGCTCGTGTTCGGGATCTTCGCCGCTTTGGCTGAGTTTGAGCGTGAGTTGATCTCCGAGCGGACGAAGGCCGGCCTGGAGTCTGCCCGGGCCCGCGGGCGCAAGGGGGGCCGCCCCTTCAAAATGACCCCGGCGAAGGTGCGGTTGGCGATGGCGTCGATGGGCCAGCCGGAAACCAACGTCGCCGCACTGTGCGAGGAACTCGACATCACCCGCCAGACCCTCTACCGCCATGTCTCGCCGACGGGGGAGCTGCGCGAGGACGGGCAGAAACTGCTTTCCGGCAGCTGA
- a CDS encoding ISL3 family transposase: MQPTTGNLVADTICRTAEIGLTITGAADAGNITVIDATPVAVSNACPECSRPGKLRDHVLRRLVDLPVVGFPTRLHVRVPRFTCANASCNRKIFQACLSCADDGAKLTHRVTRWILQRLAVDRMSVSATAKVLGVGWELVNQVAVDACRQLVYDNPSHLDGVRILGVDEHVWKHTRKPGQPSSLVTILVDLTPLVDGRGPARLLDIRPGRSAQVLRGWLQERDPAFREQVQVVTMDGFTGYASAVDQMLPDATKVMDPFHVVHLAADKLTRCRQRLQRETSGRRGRKDDPLYKHRRTLLTRTNYLTERQKQRLEMLWATDDDYVALEVTWLFYQDMIAAYGHPKKSEGKKLMSRVINSIRKGLPEGLAELAQLGRTLWRRREDVLAYFDIGASNGPVEAINGRLEHLRGIALGFRNLNHYILRCLIHSGQLQGRINAL; encoded by the coding sequence GTGCAGCCTACTACTGGCAACCTCGTCGCCGACACCATCTGCCGGACAGCCGAGATCGGACTGACGATCACCGGTGCCGCCGACGCCGGCAACATCACCGTCATCGACGCCACACCGGTGGCCGTGAGCAACGCCTGTCCTGAATGTTCCCGACCCGGGAAGCTTCGCGACCACGTCCTTCGCCGTCTCGTCGACCTGCCCGTCGTCGGTTTCCCCACCCGTCTGCACGTCCGCGTTCCCCGCTTCACCTGCGCGAACGCCTCCTGTAACAGAAAGATCTTCCAGGCCTGCCTGAGCTGCGCCGATGACGGCGCGAAACTCACCCACCGGGTCACCCGCTGGATCCTCCAACGCCTCGCGGTTGACCGGATGAGCGTGTCGGCCACCGCCAAGGTCCTCGGTGTCGGTTGGGAGCTGGTCAATCAGGTCGCCGTGGACGCGTGCCGACAGCTCGTCTACGACAACCCCTCCCACCTGGACGGCGTCCGGATCCTCGGGGTGGATGAGCACGTATGGAAGCACACCCGAAAGCCAGGTCAGCCATCCAGTCTGGTGACCATCCTCGTCGACCTCACACCCCTGGTGGACGGACGCGGGCCTGCCCGACTGCTGGACATCCGCCCCGGACGCAGTGCACAGGTGCTGCGCGGGTGGCTGCAGGAACGCGACCCTGCTTTCCGGGAGCAGGTGCAGGTGGTGACGATGGATGGTTTCACCGGTTACGCCTCAGCCGTCGATCAGATGCTCCCGGATGCCACCAAGGTGATGGATCCGTTCCACGTGGTGCATCTGGCAGCCGACAAACTCACCCGCTGCCGGCAGCGTCTCCAGCGGGAGACCTCCGGGCGTCGTGGGCGCAAGGACGACCCGTTGTACAAGCACCGTCGCACGCTGTTGACCAGGACGAACTACCTCACCGAGCGGCAGAAACAGCGCCTGGAGATGTTGTGGGCCACCGATGACGACTACGTGGCCCTGGAAGTGACGTGGCTGTTCTACCAGGACATGATTGCGGCGTACGGGCATCCGAAGAAATCGGAGGGAAAGAAGCTCATGAGCAGGGTGATCAACAGCATTCGTAAGGGCCTACCCGAAGGTCTGGCGGAGCTGGCCCAGCTGGGACGGACCTTGTGGCGCCGGCGTGAGGACGTGCTCGCGTACTTCGATATCGGGGCGTCCAACGGCCCAGTCGAAGCCATCAACGGCAGGCTTGAGCACCTACGCGGCATCGCCCTGGGGTTCAGGAATCTCAACCACTACATCTTGCGGTGTCTGATCCACTCCGGCCAGCTGCAGGGGAGGATCAACGCACTCTAA
- a CDS encoding N-6 DNA methylase gives MNSAPRKTLASADIADIAHVSRSAVSNWRNRGKGFPEPINPDQPRRPLFDQEEVFAWFEANGIAYTRPDATQELIGILDQLRNALDLSSPETMVLLLTAALKAHGEDVDWPERSSLNGAQQALLLGGFAGIDRADLPNATDEVLNRLSRFASRRILSAGSPDSRTSEILANLAASRKPDSVLDPACGIGQALIRAKRLIGDANLRTAGVEVDPAVAEIARLRGLLYSVALDITVADTLFDVPDTIEKFDVVIAEPPFSAQTPEPLSFDDPRLSFAVPGKSNADSAWPQIVLSHLNEEGTAFLIMSDAFLFQQRRDAKIVRQGLLNDDLLEAVISLGDLLRPYSSINVNLLVLSKRKKALDSGSVLFIDGAGIDQLEDKIAGWLAPQADLADIPHARIDRTMILSNDANLQPSRWAGATELFDDILNADVDWSYPTLRDSAEKLTGAVEKLPARPTTNIIRVSTIGELISQGVVALKNISRGRDSDNTVITPAMLGSDPTGASWPAADEGTAPAELSQPGDVLLARIGDPRASVSQRADIKPGTGVAVLRVANPETLDPHYLALMVNGSWNSRFNTGTTIPRNAIKDFEVPVVSLDQQQELAQQAEVFQEATAELARLSRELGEATTHWVNELWRKGHAH, from the coding sequence ATGAACTCCGCCCCCCGCAAGACCCTGGCCTCCGCCGACATCGCCGATATCGCGCATGTCTCCCGGTCCGCCGTGTCTAACTGGCGCAACCGTGGCAAAGGTTTCCCCGAGCCCATTAACCCGGATCAGCCGCGACGCCCGCTCTTCGACCAGGAGGAGGTGTTCGCCTGGTTCGAGGCCAACGGGATCGCCTACACCCGTCCCGATGCCACCCAGGAGCTGATCGGTATCCTCGACCAGCTACGGAACGCCCTCGACCTCTCCTCCCCCGAGACTATGGTGCTGCTGCTCACCGCAGCGCTCAAGGCCCACGGTGAAGATGTCGACTGGCCAGAACGCTCCTCTCTGAACGGCGCCCAGCAGGCTCTGCTGCTCGGCGGGTTCGCTGGCATCGACAGGGCAGACCTGCCCAACGCCACCGATGAGGTGCTCAACCGACTGTCCCGTTTCGCTTCTCGACGTATCCTCAGTGCAGGATCGCCCGATTCGCGTACCTCGGAAATTCTCGCGAACCTGGCTGCGTCCAGAAAGCCCGACTCTGTCCTCGATCCTGCCTGCGGCATCGGCCAAGCGCTGATCCGGGCGAAACGCCTCATCGGTGATGCCAACCTCCGTACCGCGGGCGTCGAGGTTGACCCCGCCGTGGCCGAGATCGCCCGTCTCCGCGGGCTGCTCTATTCCGTTGCGCTCGACATCACTGTCGCAGACACGCTTTTCGACGTTCCCGACACCATCGAGAAATTCGATGTGGTCATCGCCGAACCTCCATTCAGTGCGCAGACGCCAGAACCGCTGTCATTCGATGACCCGCGCCTGTCCTTCGCTGTCCCAGGTAAGAGCAACGCCGATTCGGCCTGGCCACAGATCGTGCTGTCACACCTCAACGAGGAGGGAACGGCGTTTCTGATCATGTCCGATGCTTTCCTCTTTCAGCAGCGGCGTGACGCCAAGATTGTCCGGCAGGGACTGCTTAACGATGACCTCCTTGAAGCCGTAATCTCCCTCGGCGACTTGTTGCGCCCTTACTCGTCGATCAACGTCAACCTACTCGTTCTCTCTAAGAGAAAAAAGGCCCTGGATAGCGGGTCGGTACTGTTTATCGACGGTGCAGGAATCGACCAGCTCGAAGACAAGATCGCCGGGTGGCTCGCGCCCCAAGCGGATCTAGCGGATATTCCGCACGCCCGGATCGACAGGACAATGATCCTGAGCAACGACGCCAACCTGCAACCCAGCCGGTGGGCGGGCGCCACTGAGCTTTTCGACGACATTCTGAACGCCGACGTCGATTGGTCTTACCCCACCCTTCGCGACTCCGCAGAGAAGCTCACCGGGGCTGTCGAAAAGCTCCCCGCCCGACCGACCACCAACATCATCCGGGTTAGCACCATCGGTGAGCTCATCAGCCAGGGCGTCGTCGCTCTCAAGAACATCTCGCGAGGACGCGACTCCGACAACACCGTGATCACCCCCGCCATGCTGGGGAGTGATCCGACCGGGGCCTCCTGGCCCGCGGCGGACGAAGGCACAGCCCCTGCAGAACTCAGCCAGCCCGGGGACGTATTGCTGGCCCGTATCGGTGATCCGCGCGCGAGCGTGTCACAGCGTGCCGACATCAAGCCTGGAACCGGCGTGGCGGTACTGAGAGTCGCCAACCCGGAGACCCTCGACCCCCACTACCTGGCCCTGATGGTCAACGGCTCCTGGAACAGCCGTTTCAACACCGGGACGACGATCCCACGCAACGCCATCAAGGACTTCGAGGTCCCGGTGGTCTCGCTCGACCAGCAACAAGAACTCGCCCAGCAGGCGGAGGTTTTTCAGGAAGCCACGGCCGAACTCGCCAGGCTGAGCAGGGAACTCGGGGAGGCCACCACTCACTGGGTCAATGAACTCTGGCGGAAGGGCCACGCTCACTAG
- a CDS encoding helix-turn-helix domain-containing protein yields MSTDDGLLREFGSRMKEVRQAVGVSREALAHAARLHRTYVSSVERGERNIAG; encoded by the coding sequence GTGAGTACTGATGATGGACTTCTCCGCGAATTTGGCTCGAGAATGAAGGAAGTCCGACAAGCCGTTGGCGTGTCTCGGGAAGCGCTGGCTCATGCCGCGAGACTGCACCGCACCTACGTCAGTTCAGTAGAGCGCGGCGAGCGCAACATCGCCGGTTAG
- a CDS encoding ParA family protein has product MLISVVNAKGGVGKTTTSMYLAAAFAAQGKDVRVIDLDRQGTAIDWAERAQDAGEPLPFRVENTIPRRLERIARLAEPEELIVVDTPPGDPEAIDAAIAAADFVVVPTRATNADLSRVWELQPSLEGKAYGVLITFARTGTSSLDIVLQALADNAVPVFDELIPLRENIHSTFGYTPGPESHGYDGVAKQILEVVE; this is encoded by the coding sequence ATGCTCATCAGCGTGGTTAACGCCAAAGGCGGCGTCGGAAAAACGACGACGTCAATGTATCTTGCCGCAGCCTTTGCCGCACAGGGCAAAGACGTCAGAGTGATCGACCTTGATCGTCAGGGCACGGCCATTGATTGGGCCGAGCGGGCACAGGACGCCGGGGAACCCTTGCCCTTCAGGGTGGAAAACACCATTCCCCGCCGCCTAGAGAGAATTGCTCGACTGGCAGAACCGGAAGAGCTCATCGTGGTGGACACGCCCCCCGGCGATCCTGAAGCAATTGACGCGGCCATCGCTGCCGCAGATTTCGTCGTGGTTCCCACGCGCGCCACGAATGCGGATCTATCTCGGGTCTGGGAGCTACAGCCCTCGCTGGAGGGGAAAGCGTACGGCGTTTTGATCACGTTCGCCCGTACCGGCACTAGCTCGCTCGATATTGTCCTTCAAGCCCTCGCGGACAATGCAGTCCCCGTCTTCGATGAACTTATTCCTTTGCGCGAGAATATCCACTCAACCTTTGGCTACACTCCCGGGCCCGAATCCCATGGGTACGACGGGGTGGCCAAACAGATCCTGGAGGTTGTCGAATGA
- a CDS encoding ribbon-helix-helix domain-containing protein, protein MTDTTHSPQQPSRVVSVRLDTATIARLDRLAERTSRSRGFYLKAAIQAMLPVMGLFTI, encoded by the coding sequence ATGACAGACACCACCCACTCCCCACAGCAGCCGAGCAGGGTGGTCTCCGTCCGCCTGGACACCGCAACCATCGCCCGCCTCGACCGGCTCGCCGAGCGCACCTCGCGTAGTAGGGGGTTCTACCTCAAGGCAGCGATTCAAGCGATGCTGCCGGTAATGGGCCTCTTCACGATTTAG
- a CDS encoding ImmA/IrrE family metallo-endopeptidase, producing the protein MSDRKKALATATLIWELTFALERYVKFPEPDFPEVEPGTAPPDAAMLLRKHWNLSDGPVKHLVAVAESHGIVVAVRPLGEIDAVDAFSTVIVDRPIVITTPRRSENVFRHRFSIAHEIGHLLLHADSGEYSATLEKEADEFAASFLTPASSMDAALPQRLNLTALDKIGRTWGVSPHSLVRRMVERGRTTESSARRAYQRLAMLEDPADDPTSAYPGEVPTLLKRAADLARDHGAGIPALAEALKINPKQVRNLLGEADQRPVLRLVNNE; encoded by the coding sequence GTGAGTGACCGGAAGAAGGCCCTGGCCACGGCGACTCTGATATGGGAGCTGACGTTCGCACTCGAGCGGTACGTCAAGTTCCCGGAGCCAGATTTCCCCGAGGTGGAGCCCGGGACCGCTCCGCCGGACGCAGCTATGCTCCTGCGGAAGCACTGGAATCTATCGGACGGACCGGTTAAGCACTTAGTGGCGGTGGCTGAGTCGCACGGCATCGTGGTTGCGGTCCGCCCGCTCGGGGAAATAGATGCGGTCGACGCGTTTTCAACTGTGATTGTTGACCGCCCCATCGTTATCACGACGCCACGTCGGAGTGAAAACGTCTTTCGTCACCGGTTTTCAATCGCACACGAGATCGGTCACCTTCTCCTTCACGCCGACTCAGGCGAGTACAGCGCGACTCTCGAGAAGGAGGCGGATGAGTTCGCCGCCTCATTTCTGACTCCCGCCTCGTCCATGGACGCAGCGTTACCACAGCGCCTTAACCTGACCGCTTTGGACAAGATCGGTAGAACGTGGGGTGTTTCTCCGCACTCGCTGGTCCGCCGAATGGTTGAGCGCGGCCGCACCACAGAATCATCGGCGCGGCGAGCCTACCAACGTCTGGCCATGCTTGAGGACCCAGCTGACGATCCAACCAGCGCGTACCCGGGAGAGGTGCCGACACTGCTAAAAAGAGCTGCGGATCTGGCTAGAGACCATGGGGCCGGTATTCCTGCACTCGCCGAAGCCCTCAAAATCAACCCTAAACAGGTACGTAACTTGCTGGGAGAAGCTGATCAACGTCCAGTCCTGCGTCTAGTGAACAATGAGTAA
- a CDS encoding recombinase family protein: MSRIGTLLDAVGRPEGRVEIIRKSKKTTRIRRSTNNGRSWSPTEELVATELILDDGGARFDQHAQNPGHATYLGLAGVPQARLKIQRVYAVITKAQVYLGNNTWSDVQDFPTRDICFDGGASIGWAIPTWHHPADTTDEKNSEPAEGIGEKQQEEGEPALAPATTPTTQLAVPTPAALVPTPKGQRFAYLRVSSTDQNLARQRAMIGAVDKEFIDELSARSRANRPGLDNCIDYLRDHDELYVASIDRLARSLVDLRGIIDQITAKGASVHFFKENLTFSKETTDPRDTLMLSILGSFAEFERSIIRERQAEGIALAKKAGKYKGRKRAISPEGLEKARRRVAAGESKVSIAEDLGVGRATLYRALAQQG; this comes from the coding sequence ATGTCCAGAATCGGCACACTGCTCGACGCCGTCGGCCGGCCCGAGGGTCGGGTGGAGATCATCCGCAAGTCGAAGAAAACCACCCGGATCCGCCGCTCCACCAACAACGGCCGCTCCTGGTCACCTACCGAAGAGCTCGTGGCCACCGAGCTGATCCTTGACGACGGCGGCGCCCGCTTCGACCAGCACGCCCAGAATCCGGGGCATGCGACCTACCTCGGCCTGGCGGGTGTGCCGCAGGCCCGGCTGAAGATCCAGCGGGTCTACGCGGTGATCACCAAGGCCCAGGTCTACCTCGGGAACAACACCTGGTCCGATGTCCAGGACTTTCCCACCAGGGACATCTGCTTCGACGGTGGTGCGAGCATCGGCTGGGCCATCCCCACCTGGCACCACCCCGCCGACACCACCGATGAGAAGAACTCGGAGCCGGCCGAAGGTATAGGGGAGAAGCAGCAGGAGGAGGGCGAGCCCGCGCTGGCGCCGGCCACGACCCCCACCACGCAGCTTGCGGTCCCGACCCCTGCTGCCCTGGTACCGACGCCCAAGGGGCAACGATTCGCCTACTTGCGGGTCTCGAGCACGGACCAGAACCTCGCCCGGCAACGCGCCATGATCGGCGCAGTCGACAAGGAGTTCATCGACGAGCTCTCCGCCCGCTCGAGGGCTAACCGGCCCGGCCTGGACAACTGCATCGACTACCTGCGCGACCACGATGAGTTGTATGTGGCCTCCATCGACCGGCTGGCTCGTTCCCTGGTGGATCTGCGCGGGATCATCGACCAGATCACCGCCAAGGGCGCGAGCGTGCACTTTTTCAAGGAGAACCTGACGTTCTCGAAGGAGACCACCGACCCGAGAGACACTCTCATGCTCAGCATCCTGGGATCGTTTGCGGAGTTCGAACGCTCCATCATCCGTGAGCGCCAGGCCGAGGGGATTGCCCTGGCGAAGAAGGCCGGTAAGTACAAGGGGCGTAAACGTGCCATCAGTCCCGAGGGCCTGGAGAAAGCCCGCCGGCGGGTGGCCGCCGGCGAGTCGAAGGTGTCTATCGCCGAAGACCTCGGCGTTGGGCGAGCCACCCTCTACCGAGCCCTGGCCCAGCAGGGGTGA
- a CDS encoding histone-like nucleoid-structuring protein Lsr2, which yields MARREITQYFDDIDATPLTDEQVNTVRFSVDGSDYVIDLSEDNATQFLELLAPYVKAAQPAPVARKTRARAAGGAKRSNSRRIREWAQSQNIEVSDRGVIPKHIVEAYNEAHAS from the coding sequence GTGGCACGCCGCGAAATCACCCAGTACTTTGATGACATCGACGCCACTCCCCTGACCGATGAGCAGGTGAACACCGTCCGATTCAGCGTCGACGGCTCCGATTACGTCATTGACCTCTCCGAGGACAATGCCACCCAATTCCTCGAGCTGCTCGCCCCTTACGTCAAGGCTGCTCAACCTGCCCCGGTGGCGCGCAAGACCCGTGCCCGGGCTGCGGGTGGGGCGAAGCGTTCGAACTCCCGCCGGATCCGCGAATGGGCGCAGAGCCAGAACATCGAAGTGTCTGATCGGGGCGTTATCCCCAAGCACATCGTCGAGGCCTACAACGAGGCTCACGCCTCTTAA